One genomic segment of Musa acuminata AAA Group cultivar baxijiao chromosome BXJ3-3, Cavendish_Baxijiao_AAA, whole genome shotgun sequence includes these proteins:
- the LOC135634319 gene encoding histone deacetylase complex subunit SAP18-like, whose product MAGVVEAQNRQARPGPLPQPRGPPPTARSREPIDREKTCPLLLRVFTKVGGHHPAEDFAVRGKEPKDEVQIYTWKDATLRELTDLVKEVSQEARKRDAKLSFAFVYPDKNGRFVVRPVGMTYSHGNGRRLDDAKTLAELGFQIGDYLSVAIL is encoded by the exons ATGGCTGGAGTTGTCGAAGCACAGAATAGACAAGCTAGACCTGGACCACTTCCTCAACCCAGAGGTCCTCCCCCAACAGCTCGCTCACGTGAACCCATAGATCGTGAGAAG ACTTGCCCTCTTTTGCTTCGAGTATTCACTAAG GTTGGTGGGCACCATCCAGCTGAAGACTTTGCGGTGAGAGGAAAGGAACCAAAAGATGAGGTCCAGATTTATACATGGAAGGATGCTACACTTCGAGAACTTACTGACCTG gtcaaagAGGTTTCTCAGGAAGCAAGGAAAAGAGATGCCAAGCTCTCATTTGCTTTTGTGTACCCGGACAAGAACGGCCGTTTTGTGGTGAGGCCG GTGGGTATGACCTATTCACATGGAAACGGGAGACGACTGGATGATGCAAAGACGCTAGCTGAACTTGGCTTCCAG ATTGGAGACTATTTGAGTGTTGCCATCCTGTAG
- the LOC103978000 gene encoding uncharacterized protein LOC103978000 encodes MVDAYTIQISSNLINQLAGGENKVKKKTKKPKARVSEEPHQPQSNVKPAPGTQKSSPSGAWPPLQPPVFFAAPPPPPVVISELEAIRSVLEESEIRVEKLEKQGDKMIQELTQRAKELRDKEFKLPYQNPTPCTAEREACLNCYKEHETDPLKCARVVKIFARCARQARLHGQFNSTKEKDGF; translated from the coding sequence ATGGTGGATGCATATACAATTCAGATAAGTTCGAACTTAATCAATCAACTAGCCGGTGGTGAAAACAAAGTGAAGAAGAAAACCAAGAAACCCAAGGCAAGGGTCTCAGAGGAACCGCATCAGCCTCAAAGCAATGTGAAGCCAGCTCCTGGCACACAAAAGAGCAGCCCAAGTGGGGCATGGCCGCCGCTTCAGCCTCCTGTGTTCTTCGCAGCACCCCCTCCACCCCCAGTTGTGATCTCAGAGTTGGAAGCTATCCGTTCAGTCCTAGAGGAGAGTGAAATAAGAGTGGAGAAACTGGAAAAGCAGGGAGATAAGATGATTCAGGAGCTGACTCAGAGAGCAAAGGAGCTGCGGGACAAGGAGTTCAAGCTGCCCTATCAAAATCCCACCCCCTGTACAGCTGAGAGAGAGGCTTGCCTAAACTGTTACAAGGAACATGAGACAGATCCTCTGAAATGTGCCCGAGTGGTGAAAATATTTGCCCGCTGTGCTCGTCAGGCAAGACTCCATGGCCAATTTAACAGTACAAAAGAAAAGGATGGATTTTAA
- the LOC103978001 gene encoding probable inactive purple acid phosphatase 29 → MDSFSLLFSSSLLLLILAAAAADVSVDSREERSGLQRRGEGGAAATPGGLRFSGGRRGEFKILQVADMHYADGRSTGCLDVFPNQTATCSDLNTTAFINRVIRAERPDLIVFTGDNIFGFDATDAAKSLDMAFAPAVTLELPWAAVLGNHDQESTLSREGVMRHIVRMRHTLSRLNPDGTDIDGFGNYNLEVYGSEGSSLANKSVLNLYFLDSGDYSTVPSIPGYGWIKPSQQLWFERTSSRLQKEYMSKPEAQKNAAPGLVYFHIPLPEYSSFDASNFTGVRQEGISSASINSGFFATMVEAGDVKAVFTGHDHLNDFCGKLTGIQLCYAGGFGYHAYGKAGWSRRARVVSAYLEKTVDGEWQGVKSIKTWKRLDDQNLSTIDSQVLWSKGNNGRRRKRSTKN, encoded by the exons ATGGATTCCTTCTCGctgctcttctcctcctcccttctcctcctaatcctcgccgccgctgctgccgatGTCTCCGTGGATTCCCGAGAAGAGCGATCTGGTCTTCAGAGAAGAGGGGAAGGTGGTGCTGCGGCGACGCCCGGCGGCCTTCGCTTCAGTGGAGGGAGGCGGGGTGAGTTCAAGATTCTGCAGGTGGCGGACATGCACTACGCTGACGGCAGATCGACGGGCTGCCTCGACGTCTTCCCCAACCAGACCGCCACCTGCTCCGATCTCAACACCACCGCCTTCATCAACCGCGTCATCCGCGCCGAGCGCCCCGATCTCATCGTCTTCACGG GTGACAACATATTTGGCTTTGATGCTACTGATGCAGCAAAGTCACTGGACATGGCATTTGCACCAGCAGTCACTCTCGAGCTCCCATGGGCAGCGGTTCTGGGTAACCATGACCAGGAATCCACCTTATCGCGTGAGGGTGTGATGCGCCACATCGTCAGAATGCGCCATACTCTGTCAAGGCTCAACCCGGATGGCACTGATATTGATGGCTTTGGTAACTATAATTTGGAGGTATATGGGTCTGAGGGTTCATCTTTGGCCAACAAATCAGTGCTCAATCTCTACTTCCTCGACAGTGGTGATTATTCTACGGTTCCCTCAATCCCTGGGTATGGGTGGATCAAGCCCTCTCAGCAACTTTGGTTTGAGCGAACCTCCTCCCGCTTGCAG AAAGAGTATATGAGCAAGCCAGAGGCACAAAAGAATGCTGCACCTGGCCTTGTGTACTTCCACATCCCATTGCCAGAATACAGCAGTTTTGATGCATCCAATTTTACTGGGGTGAGGCAGGAGGGGATCAGCTCTGCATCCATAAATTCAGGGTTTTTTGCGACAATGGTTGAAGCCGGTGATGTCAAGGCTGTTTTCACCGGGCATGATCACCTGAATGACTTCTGTGGAAAGCTGACTGGAATTCAACTCTGCTATGCTGGTGGATTTGGTTACCATGCCTATGGGAAGGCTGGGTGGTCAAGAAGAGCAAGGGTGGTGTCAGCATATCTAGAGAAGACAGTGGATGGTGAGTGGCAAGGAGTGAAATCAATAAAGACATGGAAACGCCTGGATGATCAGAACCTTTCCACCATCGATTCTCAAGTCCTTTGGAGCAAGGGAAATAATG GGAGGCGCAGGAAGAGAAGTACTAAAAATTGA
- the LOC103978126 gene encoding BOI-related E3 ubiquitin-protein ligase 1-like, which translates to MAIQAQYPSDVILVNGGEETTGIDLSQGLQGFLDSSTLVFTETGGAVNPRKRAREETRVTAVSMANGPTTAQNTDISNLLFLQSNSLSPTYISLAQFPSKSTTPFVSTGLQLAFGAQQKHCTMNHVRPSPPALFEELAPHLTRCQDEIDGFLSEQGELLRSTLAGKWRSHCRTLVSAAAAAARRRIRAKEAEVEQALRHRAELEERLARLKAESLAWRGKAAAAQSHAVALHAQLQQAAEAAAVAREREGESGGTAAADDAGSATCVDMAPGSCRACRRRNTAAVVVLPCRHLCLCVDCAAAGAAASCPACGRVSTRIVHVAFS; encoded by the exons ATGGCGATTCAAGCGCAGTACCCATCTGATGTCATACTTGTCAACGG AGGCGAGGAGACGACGGGCATCGATTTGTCCCAGGGCCTGCAGGGATTCTTAGACTCCTCGACCCTTGTGTTCACCGAGACAG GAGGGGCCGTGAATCCAAGGAAGCGAGCAAGAGAAGAGACGCGAGTAACAGCGGTTTCCATGGCCAACGGGCCAACAACAGCGCAGAATACTGATATCAGTAATCTCTTGTTCTTGCAATCAAATAGTCTTTCGCCGACGTATATTAGCCTCGCTCAGTTTCCATCCAAATCCACGACTCCTTTCGTCTCCACCGGCCTCCAACTCGCCTTCGGAGCCCAGCAGAAGCATTGCACCATGAATCATGTTCGTCCCTCTCCCCCCGCCCTCTTCGAGGAACTCGCTCCGCACCTCACCCGGTGCCAGGATGAAATCGATGGTTTCCTCAGCGAGCAG GGAGAACTCCTCCGGAGCACATTGGCCGGGAAATGGCGATCACATTGTCGGACTCTTGTGAGTGCCGCGGCGGCTGCGGCGCGGCGGAGGATAAGGGCCAAGGAAGCGGAGGTGGAGCAGGCCTTGCGGCACCGCGCCGAGCTGGAGGAACGACTGGCCCGCCTGAAAGCCGAGTCCCTGGCGTGGCGGGGCAAGGCCGCGGCCGCCCAATCCCATGCCGTTGCCCTCCATGCACAGCTTCAGCAGGCAGCGGAGGCGGCCGCGGTCGCCCGAGAGAGGGAGGGCGAGAGCGGTGGCACTGCGGCGGCTGACGACGCCGGCTCCGCCACGTGCGTCGACATGGCTCCAGGATCCTGCCGCGCTTGCCGGCGGCGGAACACGGCCGCTGTGGTGGTGCTCCCATGCCGCCACCTCTGCCTCTGTGTCGACTGCGCGGCGGCCGGCGCCGCGGCTTCTTGCCCCGCCTGCGGGCGCGTCAGCACCAGAATCGTCCACGTGGCCTTCTCTTAA
- the LOC103978004 gene encoding probable serine/threonine-protein kinase PBL19: MACFGSFRKKPKGAPERNSSPAVTSATTTASSSSSTSRSDDSAARKHSSISAGSTTSQKSITDLYEERAHKLHLFTFDELRNATNDFSRMNKIGEGGFGSVYKGYIRHPNGRGGRTLVAIKKLNQKGLQGHKQWLAEVQFLGVFEHPSLVKLVGYCAKDGEGGIERLLVYEYMPNKSLEDHLFKRAYPAIPWNLRLQIALGVAEGLAYLHEEQVIYRDFKASNVLLDKEFNPKLSDFGLAREGPTAGRSHVTTAVVGTYGYAAPDYVETGHLTVKSDVWSFGVVLYEILTGRRSLERNRPPNEQKLLDWVRQNPVETWRFSLIMDPRLRSEFSLGAAREIAKLANSCLAKNPKERPSMSEVVECLRRAATDSNRRRTDAVSSTR, encoded by the exons ATGGCATGCTTTGGCTCCTTCAGGAAGAAGCCGAAGGGTGCACCGGAGAGGAACAGCTCCCCGGCCGTGACCTCCGCGACCACTACTGCCTcgagcagcagcagcaccagcCGGTCCGATGATTCCGCTGCCAGAAAGCATTCAAGCATATCTGCCGGCTCTACCACGTCGCAAAAGAGCATTACGGATTTGTACGAGGAGAGGGCTCACAAACTGCATCTTTTCACGTTCGATGAACTGAGGAATGCTACCAATGACTTCAGCAGAATGAATAAGATTGGGGAAGGTGGGTTTGGAAGTGTCTACAAGGGATACATCCGACATCCAAATGGAAGAGGTGGCAGGACGTTGGTGGCGATAAAGAAGCTGAACCAGAAAGGCTTGCAG GGGCATAAGCAATGGTTGGCAGAAGTCCAATTTCTCGGGGTTTTTGAACACCCAAGTCTTGTGAAACTTGTCGGGTACTGTGCCAAAGATGGTGAGGGAGGGATTGAGAGGCTGTTGGTGTATGAGTACATGCCTAACAAGAGCTTGGAAGACCATCTGTTCAAAAGGGCTTACCCTGCTATTCCCTGGAATTTGAGGCTGCAGATAGCTTTGGGCGTGGCAGAAGGGTTAGCATATCTGCATGAAGAACAG GTGATATATCGGGATTTCAAAGCATCAAATGTGTTGTTAGATAAGGAGTTCAACCCAAAACTCTCCGACTTCGGCTTAGCACGAGAAGGACCGACTGCGGGACGATCTCATGTGACTACAGCG GTGGTGGGCACTTACGGATATGCAGCTCCAGACTACGTCGAGACGGGGCATCTCACAGTCAAGAGCGACGTTTGGAGCTTCGGGGTGGTTCTCTACGAGATCCTTACGGGCAGGCGTTCGCTGGAGAGGAATCGGCCACCAAACGAGCAGAAGCTGTTGGACTGGGTCAGGCAAAACCCCGTGGAGACCTGGAGGTTCAGCTTGATCATGGACCCGAGACTGCGAAGCGAGTTCTCGCTCGGAGCTGCACGCGAGATAGCCAAGCTGGCCAACAGTTGCCTCGCCAAGAATCCTAAGGAGCGTCCGTCGATGAGCGAAGTGGTAGAGTGCTTGAGAAGAGCCGCAACTGATTCAAACAGAAGGAGAACCGATGCAGTATCCTCGACGAGGTGA
- the LOC135634054 gene encoding translocon-associated protein subunit alpha-like isoform X1, whose translation MAARVFWSLIALLLIASPILQVVICQSDEDVAATEVVEGSDLGIVGDDTQVFGDGAFGPAAGVDTICVFPKNAARLVPAGEETELLVGLHNEGESALKVVAIHASLHLPFDHHMFVQNLTLQEFYNASVPVSAQATFPYVFVVSKYLQPGTFDLVGTIVYEIDQQPYQNVFYNGTIEVIEAGGFLSIESVFLVTLGVALIGFLGLWAYGQIQQFSKKTKKPAKVEVGTGTTAADMDEWLQGTAYAQSLSSKSKKKK comes from the exons ATGGCCGCTAGGGTTTTCTGGTCACTAATCGCGCTCCTCCTCATCGCGTCTCCGATCCTCCAAG TAGTTATATGCCAGTCTGATGAGGATGTTGCTGCAACTGAAGTTGTTGAAGGAAGTGATCTGGGAATAGTTGGTGATGATACCCAAGTTTTTGGTGATGGAGCCTTTGGTCCAGCTGCTGGAGTAGATACTATATGTGTATTTCCGAAGAACGCTGCCAGAT TGGTACCAGCAGGAGAGGAGACTGAGCTACTGGTTGGCTTACATAATGAGG GTGAATCAGCTTTAAAAGTGGTTGCCATACATGCTAGCCTTCATCTTCCATTTGATCATCACATGTTTGTGCAGAATCTTACTCTGCAG GAGTTCTATAATGCATCAGTTCCTGTTTCTGCTCAAGCTACCTTCCCTTATGTATTTGTTGTCAGCAAATACTTACAG CCTGGCACGTTTGACTTGGTGGGAACAATAGTCTATGAGATTGATCAGCAACCATATCAGAATGTTTTCTATAATGGTACCATTGAAGTTATTGAGGCTGGAGGTTTTCTAAGCATTGAATCAGTCTTTCTTGTGACCCTTGGAGTGGCTCTTATTGGCTTTCTGGGACTGTGGGCATATGGTCAAATTCAACAATTCTCAAAG AAAACAAAGAAACCTGCAAAGGTGGAAGTCGGCACTGGAACAACAGCTGCTGACATGGACGAGTGGTTGCAG GGAACTGCTTATGCTCAATCATTGTCAAgcaaatcaaagaaaaaaaagtag
- the LOC135634054 gene encoding translocon-associated protein subunit alpha-like isoform X2, with protein sequence MAARVFWSLIALLLIASPILQVICQSDEDVAATEVVEGSDLGIVGDDTQVFGDGAFGPAAGVDTICVFPKNAARLVPAGEETELLVGLHNEGESALKVVAIHASLHLPFDHHMFVQNLTLQEFYNASVPVSAQATFPYVFVVSKYLQPGTFDLVGTIVYEIDQQPYQNVFYNGTIEVIEAGGFLSIESVFLVTLGVALIGFLGLWAYGQIQQFSKKTKKPAKVEVGTGTTAADMDEWLQGTAYAQSLSSKSKKKK encoded by the exons ATGGCCGCTAGGGTTTTCTGGTCACTAATCGCGCTCCTCCTCATCGCGTCTCCGATCCTCCAAG TTATATGCCAGTCTGATGAGGATGTTGCTGCAACTGAAGTTGTTGAAGGAAGTGATCTGGGAATAGTTGGTGATGATACCCAAGTTTTTGGTGATGGAGCCTTTGGTCCAGCTGCTGGAGTAGATACTATATGTGTATTTCCGAAGAACGCTGCCAGAT TGGTACCAGCAGGAGAGGAGACTGAGCTACTGGTTGGCTTACATAATGAGG GTGAATCAGCTTTAAAAGTGGTTGCCATACATGCTAGCCTTCATCTTCCATTTGATCATCACATGTTTGTGCAGAATCTTACTCTGCAG GAGTTCTATAATGCATCAGTTCCTGTTTCTGCTCAAGCTACCTTCCCTTATGTATTTGTTGTCAGCAAATACTTACAG CCTGGCACGTTTGACTTGGTGGGAACAATAGTCTATGAGATTGATCAGCAACCATATCAGAATGTTTTCTATAATGGTACCATTGAAGTTATTGAGGCTGGAGGTTTTCTAAGCATTGAATCAGTCTTTCTTGTGACCCTTGGAGTGGCTCTTATTGGCTTTCTGGGACTGTGGGCATATGGTCAAATTCAACAATTCTCAAAG AAAACAAAGAAACCTGCAAAGGTGGAAGTCGGCACTGGAACAACAGCTGCTGACATGGACGAGTGGTTGCAG GGAACTGCTTATGCTCAATCATTGTCAAgcaaatcaaagaaaaaaaagtag